From a region of the Armatimonadota bacterium genome:
- a CDS encoding ABC transporter substrate-binding protein yields MGNRTLSRLVIALALLVALPAGAQPRTVRIGFVSTLSGGGAALGQDVLDAFNLALRHLGNRLGGLPVEVLVADDQQNPDVARTAVERMLRRDRVDFVTGIIFSNVLLAVGDLVFQSQTFYISPNAGPSEYAGEQCNFYFLNVAWQNDNMHEAMGHYAQLKGYETAFILAPNYPAGRDALTGFKRFYKGRVIGEVYTRLGQLDYSAEIAQIRAAAPKAVYAFYPGAMGVNFIKQYAEAGLMQQIPLLLPGFSADADVIRAVGRPMVGVFNSSHWALELFNPINRRFVEDFRRTYNRIPTLYASQGYDAALALDHGLRAVGGDLSRKAEFRRAVLSGFETTRGRVRFNRNGYPIQNYYLRQVVEMPNGEIVNRLRGTIFRNHGDAYVSRCRLP; encoded by the coding sequence ATGGGGAACCGGACGCTCTCCCGTCTGGTGATCGCTTTGGCCTTGCTGGTGGCCCTTCCCGCGGGGGCCCAGCCCCGCACCGTGCGGATCGGGTTCGTGAGCACCCTCTCGGGCGGTGGGGCAGCCTTGGGGCAGGATGTCCTGGATGCCTTCAACCTGGCCCTCCGGCATCTGGGCAACCGCCTGGGGGGACTTCCGGTGGAGGTGCTCGTGGCGGACGACCAGCAGAATCCGGACGTGGCCCGCACCGCGGTGGAGCGCATGCTGCGGCGGGACCGGGTGGATTTCGTGACGGGCATCATCTTCTCCAACGTCCTGCTGGCGGTGGGAGACCTGGTGTTCCAGAGCCAGACCTTCTACATCAGTCCAAACGCGGGGCCCTCTGAGTACGCGGGAGAGCAGTGCAACTTCTATTTCCTCAACGTGGCCTGGCAGAACGACAATATGCACGAGGCCATGGGACACTACGCCCAGCTGAAGGGGTACGAGACCGCCTTCATCCTGGCGCCCAACTACCCCGCGGGCCGGGACGCCCTCACGGGGTTCAAGCGCTTCTACAAGGGACGCGTGATCGGGGAGGTGTACACCCGCCTGGGGCAGCTGGATTACTCCGCGGAGATCGCCCAGATTCGGGCCGCGGCCCCCAAGGCCGTGTATGCCTTCTACCCGGGAGCCATGGGGGTGAACTTCATCAAGCAGTACGCGGAGGCGGGCCTCATGCAGCAGATCCCGCTTCTGCTGCCCGGCTTCTCCGCGGATGCGGACGTGATCCGGGCCGTGGGCCGGCCCATGGTCGGGGTGTTTAACAGTTCCCATTGGGCCCTGGAGCTGTTCAACCCCATCAACCGCCGGTTCGTGGAGGACTTCCGCCGCACGTACAACCGCATCCCCACCCTGTACGCCTCCCAGGGGTACGACGCGGCTCTGGCCCTGGACCACGGGCTGCGGGCGGTGGGCGGGGATCTCTCCCGCAAGGCGGAGTTCCGACGCGCGGTCCTCTCCGGGTTCGAGACCACCCGGGGTCGGGTGCGGTTCAACCGGAACGGGTACCCCATCCAGAACTACTACCTCCGGCAGGTGGTGGAGATGCCGAACGGCGAGATCGTGAACCGGCTACGGGGCACCATCTTCCGCAATCACGGGGACGCCTACGTCTCCCGTTGCAGGCTTCCGTAG
- the proB gene encoding glutamate 5-kinase: MDENFAPFDPSACRRIVVKVGSALIADPAFSTLRRLAAELAALRRDGREVVVVSSGAVALGSTRLGLPARPLSIPAKQAAAAVGQPLLMQAWAEAFAHHDLVVAQVLLTAFDLADRARFLNARHTLENLLRWGAIPVVNENDTVAVEELKFGDNDHLSVLLATLVGADLLLVLSDVEALYDRDPRRYPDARPIRRVDRVDRELLARAGSGPGQVGTGGMRSKLLAAEKALAAGIPLWLLPGHRPGAVREALSGAQIGTLFWSPRRRYSGRKLWLYQLPRPAGELLLDAGAARALREEGASLLPAGILGVRGEFGVGDPVRCLDPEGRLVGVGLVNYGSSEIERIKGAHTREIEIRLGYKHSDEVIHRDHFVLAGDLEAETSYTGGVR; encoded by the coding sequence ATGGACGAGAACTTCGCTCCCTTCGATCCCTCCGCGTGCCGCCGGATCGTGGTGAAGGTCGGCAGCGCCCTCATCGCGGATCCGGCCTTCTCCACCCTCCGCCGACTTGCGGCGGAACTGGCAGCGCTGAGGCGGGATGGGCGGGAGGTGGTGGTGGTCTCTTCCGGGGCGGTGGCCTTGGGCAGCACGCGGTTGGGGCTTCCTGCCCGACCCCTCTCCATCCCCGCAAAGCAGGCCGCGGCCGCGGTGGGCCAGCCCCTTCTCATGCAGGCGTGGGCCGAGGCGTTTGCCCACCACGACCTCGTGGTGGCCCAGGTACTCCTCACCGCCTTCGACCTCGCGGATCGGGCGCGGTTCCTCAACGCCCGCCACACCCTGGAAAACCTGCTTCGGTGGGGGGCGATCCCCGTGGTGAACGAGAACGACACCGTGGCGGTGGAGGAGCTGAAGTTCGGCGATAACGACCACCTCTCCGTGCTCCTGGCCACCCTGGTGGGCGCAGATCTGCTCCTCGTGCTGTCCGACGTGGAGGCCCTGTACGACCGGGATCCCCGCCGCTACCCCGATGCCCGGCCCATCCGACGGGTGGACCGGGTGGACCGGGAACTGCTGGCCCGGGCGGGCTCAGGCCCCGGGCAGGTGGGCACCGGGGGGATGCGGTCGAAGCTGCTGGCCGCGGAGAAGGCCCTGGCTGCAGGCATCCCTCTCTGGCTGCTTCCCGGCCATCGTCCGGGCGCCGTCCGAGAGGCCCTCTCCGGAGCCCAGATCGGCACGCTTTTCTGGAGTCCCCGGAGACGGTACTCGGGTCGGAAACTGTGGCTGTACCAGTTGCCGCGGCCCGCGGGGGAGCTGCTCCTGGACGCGGGCGCGGCCCGGGCCCTCCGGGAGGAGGGCGCTTCGCTCCTGCCCGCGGGGATCCTGGGCGTGCGGGGAGAGTTCGGAGTGGGGGATCCCGTGCGGTGCCTGGACCCCGAAGGGCGACTGGTCGGCGTGGGACTGGTGAACTACGGTTCCAGCGAGATCGAGCGCATCAAGGGGGCCCATACCCGGGAGATCGAGATCCGGCTGGGGTACAAGCACTCCGACGAGGTGATCCACCGGGACCACTTCGTGCTGGCCGGGGATCTGGAGGCGGAAACATCCTATACGGGAGGGGTGCGATGA
- a CDS encoding glutamate-5-semialdehyde dehydrogenase, protein MIELASELRQLGERARAAAQQLLRASPAAKQRALVRAAELLEARWSEVLEANRRDLEAAQAQGLPKPKLERLRLGDRRRDDLVEGLRQIASLPDPVGEIEQLVVRPNGLLVGRMRIPLGVIGLIYEARPDATVEASAVALKAGNAILLRGGKEARHSNEALVGLIRSSLAESGLPPDAVQLVPAGDRQSVLEMCRMEGWLDLLIPRGGEELIRFVQEHARVPVLAHAKGVNHLYVDEEADLGMAVRIAVNAKAQRPATCNALEKVLVHRAVAAEFLPQLVAAMREAGVELRGCPRAREIAPALKPAQEEDWRAEYLDLVLAVRVVDSLEEALEHIARYGSRHTEAIVTRNHDRAMRFLREVDASLVLVNASTRFNDGFQLGLGAEIGISTTKLHAYGPMGVRELTTTKFVALGQGQVRT, encoded by the coding sequence ATGATCGAGCTGGCGAGCGAGCTGCGGCAGTTGGGAGAGCGGGCCCGGGCGGCCGCGCAGCAGCTCCTGCGGGCTTCCCCCGCGGCCAAGCAGCGGGCCCTGGTGCGGGCCGCGGAGCTCTTGGAGGCTCGGTGGTCGGAGGTTCTGGAGGCGAACCGGCGGGACCTGGAGGCCGCGCAGGCCCAGGGGCTGCCGAAGCCCAAACTGGAGCGCCTGCGCCTGGGGGATCGCCGGCGGGACGACCTCGTCGAGGGCCTGCGGCAGATCGCCTCCCTCCCGGATCCCGTGGGCGAGATCGAGCAGCTCGTGGTGCGGCCGAACGGCTTGCTGGTGGGTCGGATGCGGATCCCCCTGGGCGTGATCGGCCTCATCTACGAGGCCCGACCCGATGCCACGGTGGAGGCCAGCGCGGTGGCCCTCAAGGCCGGCAACGCCATCCTCCTGCGGGGCGGGAAAGAGGCCCGGCACAGCAACGAGGCCCTCGTGGGCCTGATCCGCTCGTCCCTGGCGGAATCCGGTCTTCCTCCGGACGCGGTGCAGCTCGTCCCCGCAGGGGACCGGCAGTCCGTGCTGGAGATGTGTCGGATGGAGGGGTGGTTAGACCTCCTCATCCCGAGGGGTGGGGAGGAGTTGATCCGGTTCGTGCAGGAGCATGCCCGGGTCCCGGTGCTGGCCCACGCCAAGGGGGTGAACCACCTGTACGTGGACGAGGAGGCGGACCTCGGGATGGCGGTGCGCATCGCGGTCAACGCCAAGGCCCAGCGCCCTGCCACCTGCAACGCCCTGGAGAAGGTACTGGTACACCGAGCGGTGGCGGCCGAGTTCCTGCCCCAGCTCGTGGCCGCCATGCGGGAGGCCGGGGTGGAGCTCCGGGGCTGTCCCCGGGCCCGGGAGATCGCGCCCGCCCTCAAGCCCGCCCAAGAGGAGGACTGGCGGGCGGAGTACCTGGATCTTGTGCTGGCGGTGCGGGTGGTGGACTCCCTGGAGGAAGCCCTGGAGCACATCGCCCGGTACGGCTCCCGGCACACGGAGGCCATCGTGACCCGCAACCACGACCGGGCCATGCGCTTCCTCCGGGAGGTGGACGCCTCCCTGGTGCTGGTGAACGCCAGCACCCGGTTTAACGACGGGTTCCAGCTGGGTCTGGGCGCGGAGATCGGGATCAGCACCACGAAGCTTCATGCGTACGGCCCCATGGGCGTGCGGGAGCTCACCACCACCAAGTTCGTGGCCCTGGGCCAGGGGCAGGTGCGGACCTAG
- a CDS encoding branched-chain amino acid ABC transporter permease — MRIRPLPASEVRRISVAIPRGAAGRLPLAAAGILLVGFPALAEAFGWRFYLNLVTKAMILGLACSGLNLVLGYGGLVSFGHATYFGLGAYTVAVLAREGIHAAWVIWPAGILVAAFAALVIGAVCLRTRGLPFIMITLAFAQMVYYGVVSLKQYGGQDGLRAPRTELGFPLGDVALYYLTLLLLSACLGILWRVVHARFGRALQAIRDNEARAVAIGFPAYPFQLVAFVLSGALTGLAGILMAHHAQYVSPAMLSWPQSGAFLLMVILGGVGRFWGGVVGAAAMVALEEVFHAATIHWQLPVGLILLGVVLLAPRGLVGLLEGRPR, encoded by the coding sequence ATGCGGATCCGGCCGCTCCCCGCTTCGGAAGTCCGCCGCATCTCGGTGGCGATCCCTCGGGGCGCGGCGGGCCGGCTCCCGCTCGCCGCGGCCGGGATCCTCCTGGTCGGGTTTCCCGCCCTCGCGGAGGCATTCGGCTGGCGGTTTTACCTGAACCTGGTCACCAAGGCCATGATCCTGGGTCTTGCCTGCAGCGGCCTCAACCTCGTCCTGGGCTATGGGGGGCTTGTGAGCTTCGGGCACGCCACCTACTTCGGGTTGGGGGCCTACACCGTGGCCGTGCTGGCGCGGGAGGGAATCCACGCCGCATGGGTGATCTGGCCCGCGGGGATCCTGGTGGCCGCGTTCGCGGCCCTCGTCATCGGTGCCGTGTGCCTGCGCACCCGGGGCCTTCCCTTCATCATGATCACCCTGGCCTTCGCTCAGATGGTGTACTACGGGGTGGTCTCCCTCAAGCAGTACGGCGGCCAGGACGGGCTCCGGGCACCCCGTACGGAGCTCGGATTCCCTCTCGGAGACGTTGCGCTCTATTACCTCACCCTGCTCCTGCTCTCCGCGTGCCTGGGGATCCTGTGGCGGGTGGTCCACGCCCGGTTCGGCCGGGCCCTGCAGGCCATCCGGGACAACGAGGCCCGGGCCGTGGCCATCGGCTTTCCCGCGTACCCTTTCCAGCTCGTGGCCTTCGTGCTCTCCGGCGCCCTCACGGGCCTGGCGGGGATCCTCATGGCCCACCACGCCCAGTACGTCTCCCCCGCCATGCTCAGCTGGCCGCAGTCCGGAGCGTTCCTGCTCATGGTGATCCTCGGCGGGGTCGGGAGGTTCTGGGGCGGGGTCGTGGGGGCGGCCGCCATGGTGGCCCTGGAGGAGGTCTTCCACGCGGCCACCATCCACTGGCAGCTGCCCGTGGGGCTGATCCTGCTCGGGGTGGTGCTCTTGGCGCCCCGGGGACTGGTGGGTCTCCTGGAGGGCAGGCCCCGATGA
- the purE gene encoding 5-(carboxyamino)imidazole ribonucleotide mutase produces the protein MEPVVGVIMGSASDWETMRHAAATLEELGVPYEVRVVSAHRTPELMAEYARSAEERGLLVIIAGAGGAAHLPGMTAAHTVLPVLGVPVESQALRGLDSLLSIVQMPAGVPVGTLAIGRAGAVNAALLAASIVGLKHPEVLERVRRYREARKQEVLARPDPRAEP, from the coding sequence ATGGAGCCCGTGGTGGGCGTCATCATGGGATCCGCCTCCGACTGGGAGACCATGCGGCATGCGGCCGCCACGTTAGAGGAGCTCGGGGTGCCGTACGAGGTGCGGGTGGTGAGCGCCCACCGCACCCCGGAGCTCATGGCGGAGTACGCACGGAGTGCCGAGGAGCGGGGATTGCTCGTCATCATCGCGGGCGCCGGCGGGGCCGCCCACCTGCCCGGCATGACCGCGGCCCACACGGTGCTCCCGGTGCTGGGCGTGCCCGTGGAGTCCCAGGCCCTGCGGGGCCTGGATTCCCTGCTCAGCATCGTGCAGATGCCGGCCGGGGTGCCCGTGGGCACCCTTGCCATCGGACGGGCCGGAGCCGTCAATGCGGCTCTGCTGGCCGCGAGCATCGTGGGACTCAAGCATCCAGAGGTTCTGGAGCGGGTCAGGCGGTACCGGGAGGCGCGCAAGCAGGAGGTGCTCGCCCGCCCGGACCCCCGCGCGGAGCCGTGA
- the uvrC gene encoding excinuclease ABC subunit UvrC — translation MERAPNLEEKLRALPAQPGVYLLRDRAGRVIYVGKAASLRNRVRTYFQDPRTTSSPRIRHLMTKVFDFDVVVCANEVEALVLETNLIKQHRPRYNVRMADDKAYPYIKITNEPYPKIVMTRKIAQDGARYFGPYPYHEPKLVRRTIRTIRKLFRLRSCRIEIDRSLPRPCLDHAMGLCTAPCVAWGASQEEYAEQVRQAVLFLEGKQEAVLEALRREMQTAADRLEFERAAALRDQIRAIEAIRQRQRTSGPGLEDRDVVAVHVDGDDACAQVLFVRGGRLVGQEHFFLTGALAHAPAEVLRTFLEQFYAHATTVPPEVLIPEPVDDQELIARWLRERRGEPVRVTVPEREADRCLVEMARENARVHLEQERVRLVGREGAAVRALQQVLGLAEVPFRIEGYDVSNFQSGEAVACLVTFEGGRPRKDAYRRFKIRSTPGPNDVGMLQEVLRRRFENARQEEEALQRGAVRKPKWSVLPDLILVDGGRSQLSAALAILSGLGMRIPVVALAKREELVYRSDAPEPLRLPQESAALQLLQRVRDEAHRFANAYHRMLRDRRIVYSVLDEIPGIGEKRKRELIRHFGSVRRLREAREEEVAAVVGPKVARRLLEYLRGQEVPSYREEAIR, via the coding sequence ATGGAGCGGGCCCCGAACCTGGAGGAGAAGCTGCGGGCGCTTCCGGCCCAGCCCGGGGTGTACCTCCTGCGGGACCGGGCGGGCCGGGTGATCTACGTGGGGAAGGCCGCGTCCCTGCGGAACCGGGTACGCACCTACTTCCAGGACCCCCGCACCACCTCCTCCCCCCGCATCCGCCACCTCATGACGAAGGTCTTCGACTTCGACGTGGTGGTGTGCGCCAACGAGGTGGAGGCCCTGGTCCTGGAGACGAACCTCATCAAGCAGCACCGCCCACGGTACAACGTGCGGATGGCGGACGACAAGGCTTATCCCTACATCAAGATCACGAACGAGCCCTATCCCAAGATCGTGATGACCCGGAAGATCGCGCAGGACGGGGCCCGCTACTTCGGCCCCTATCCGTACCACGAGCCGAAGCTCGTGCGTCGTACCATCCGAACCATCCGGAAGCTCTTCCGGCTGCGTAGCTGCCGGATCGAGATCGATCGGTCCCTCCCGCGCCCCTGCCTGGATCACGCCATGGGGTTGTGCACCGCCCCTTGCGTGGCTTGGGGCGCCAGCCAGGAGGAATACGCGGAGCAGGTGCGCCAGGCGGTGCTGTTCCTGGAAGGGAAGCAGGAAGCGGTACTGGAGGCGCTGCGGCGGGAGATGCAGACGGCCGCAGACCGACTGGAATTCGAGCGGGCGGCGGCCCTGCGGGACCAGATCCGGGCCATCGAGGCCATCCGGCAGCGACAGCGCACCTCCGGTCCGGGCTTGGAGGATCGGGACGTGGTGGCGGTCCACGTGGACGGGGACGACGCCTGCGCCCAGGTGCTCTTCGTCCGCGGGGGGCGGCTCGTGGGGCAGGAACACTTCTTCCTCACGGGCGCCCTCGCGCACGCCCCTGCGGAGGTCCTGCGCACCTTCCTGGAGCAGTTCTACGCGCACGCCACCACCGTTCCGCCGGAGGTCCTCATCCCCGAGCCCGTGGACGACCAGGAACTCATCGCCCGGTGGCTCCGGGAGCGGCGGGGGGAGCCGGTTCGGGTGACGGTGCCGGAGCGGGAGGCGGACCGGTGCCTGGTGGAGATGGCCCGGGAGAACGCCCGGGTGCACCTGGAACAGGAGCGGGTGCGGCTCGTGGGGCGGGAGGGGGCGGCGGTGCGGGCGCTGCAGCAGGTGTTGGGGCTTGCGGAGGTCCCCTTCCGCATCGAGGGCTACGACGTCTCCAACTTCCAGTCCGGGGAGGCGGTGGCGTGTCTGGTGACCTTCGAGGGAGGGCGGCCCCGCAAGGACGCCTACCGCCGGTTCAAGATCCGGTCGACGCCCGGGCCCAACGACGTGGGCATGTTGCAAGAGGTTCTGCGCCGCCGGTTCGAAAACGCCCGGCAGGAAGAAGAAGCCCTCCAGAGGGGCGCAGTCCGCAAGCCCAAGTGGTCCGTGCTCCCGGACCTCATCCTGGTGGACGGCGGTCGATCCCAGCTCAGTGCGGCCCTGGCAATTCTATCCGGACTCGGCATGCGGATCCCCGTGGTGGCCCTCGCAAAGCGGGAGGAGCTCGTGTACCGATCCGATGCGCCGGAACCTCTCCGGCTCCCGCAGGAATCCGCGGCCCTGCAGCTCCTGCAGCGGGTGCGGGATGAGGCCCACCGGTTCGCGAATGCCTACCACCGCATGCTCCGGGACCGGCGCATCGTGTACTCGGTCCTGGACGAGATCCCGGGGATCGGGGAGAAGCGCAAGCGGGAGCTCATCCGGCACTTCGGATCGGTGCGCCGCCTGCGGGAAGCCCGGGAGGAGGAGGTGGCCGCGGTGGTGGGTCCAAAGGTGGCCCGGCGGCTGCTGGAGTACCTGCGCGGCCAGGAGGTGCCTTCTTACCGGGAGGAGGCCATCCGGTAG
- a CDS encoding branched-chain amino acid ABC transporter permease, with translation MSGFPAALVLEQLLNGLQLGLMLFLLASGLTLVLGIMDVVNLAHGSLYMLGAYFAATLARATGSFWAGVALAVLATAGVGVLLEVSVLRRVYARDHLTQVLATFALILVFNEGVRMIWGPQALLLTVPQELARPVRLLPGLGYSAYRLFLIGVGIGLAAGLFLLIHRTRLGMWVRAGASNRAMAQAMGIPIRRVFTLVFGVSAGLCAVAGALLGPILAVQVGMGEEILILAFVVIVVGGIGSVKGALVGALLVGIVDTAGRALLPPLFLRLLPPEVASNLGPAVASILIYLLMAAVLFLRPQGLFPVRA, from the coding sequence ATGTCCGGGTTCCCCGCGGCCCTCGTTCTGGAGCAGCTGCTGAACGGGCTGCAACTGGGACTCATGCTCTTCCTGCTCGCTTCCGGCCTCACCCTGGTCCTGGGGATCATGGACGTGGTGAACCTCGCGCACGGCTCCCTGTACATGCTGGGGGCCTACTTCGCCGCCACCCTGGCCCGCGCGACGGGATCCTTCTGGGCCGGTGTGGCCCTGGCGGTCCTGGCCACCGCGGGAGTAGGGGTCCTGTTGGAGGTCTCCGTCCTGCGGCGGGTCTACGCCCGGGATCACCTCACGCAGGTGCTGGCCACCTTTGCCCTCATCCTCGTGTTCAACGAGGGGGTCCGGATGATTTGGGGGCCCCAGGCCCTGTTGCTCACCGTGCCCCAGGAGCTCGCAAGACCCGTCCGGCTCCTGCCGGGTCTGGGATATTCCGCGTACCGTCTGTTCCTCATCGGGGTCGGCATCGGGCTCGCGGCCGGCCTCTTCCTCCTGATCCACCGGACACGTCTGGGGATGTGGGTGCGGGCAGGAGCCTCCAACCGGGCCATGGCCCAGGCCATGGGGATCCCCATCCGGCGGGTCTTCACCCTGGTGTTCGGGGTGAGTGCCGGGCTGTGTGCGGTGGCAGGAGCTCTGCTGGGCCCCATCCTGGCGGTGCAGGTGGGCATGGGGGAGGAGATCCTCATCCTCGCCTTCGTGGTGATCGTGGTCGGCGGCATCGGCTCGGTGAAAGGCGCGCTCGTGGGGGCGCTCCTGGTGGGGATCGTGGACACCGCGGGCCGGGCCCTCCTCCCGCCCCTCTTCCTGCGTCTCCTGCCCCCGGAGGTGGCCTCGAACCTGGGCCCGGCCGTGGCCTCCATCCTCATCTACCTCCTCATGGCCGCGGTCCTCTTCCTGCGCCCTCAGGGGCTGTTCCCGGTCCGGGCTTAG
- a CDS encoding multidrug effflux MFS transporter: MELTVLLGLLMALVAFGVDAMLPALSVMAREYGVTETKAQLVVGVYLMGFAPGQLLFGPLSDRYGRRGVLLSALGVFVALSLLIPFAPSFPLLVTLRFFQAFFGSSMRSVGTALVRDQYRGEDMARILSFIQMVFLVVPILAPSVGTFLLGFGWRAVLLFLGGLALVLLGWAALRLPETLPPPRRRPPGFGPLRDALRLLLRTPESLVATLLLTFSYAMLHMYLLNAPQLYKTHLGLSNTQFALAFGGTAAFQSLAMLCTGLAVHRLGLRSFLWWSLLCLFTSAALFPLHVLLLRKAILIWLHASLVFFGIGLVFPNAMSLAMEPLGSIAGFASSVVGFSSGLLASSLGTVLSQWTGGDPLRLGVGWLVLGSGALLCGLWGPLRTSARKDVQERAPGEEVVSSR; this comes from the coding sequence GTGGAGCTCACGGTCCTGCTCGGGCTCCTGATGGCCCTGGTGGCCTTCGGCGTGGACGCCATGCTGCCGGCCCTCAGCGTCATGGCCCGGGAGTACGGGGTGACGGAGACCAAGGCGCAGCTGGTGGTGGGCGTCTACCTCATGGGGTTCGCCCCGGGCCAGCTCCTCTTCGGGCCCCTCAGTGACCGCTACGGCCGGCGAGGGGTGCTGCTCTCGGCCCTGGGTGTGTTCGTGGCCTTAAGCCTCCTCATCCCGTTCGCCCCCTCCTTCCCCCTCCTCGTGACCCTTCGGTTTTTCCAGGCGTTCTTCGGCTCCAGCATGCGGAGTGTGGGCACCGCCCTCGTGCGGGACCAGTACCGCGGGGAGGACATGGCCCGCATCCTCTCCTTCATCCAGATGGTGTTCCTGGTGGTCCCTATCCTGGCACCCTCCGTCGGGACCTTCCTCCTCGGGTTCGGCTGGCGCGCGGTCCTCCTCTTCCTGGGGGGACTCGCGCTGGTGCTCCTCGGGTGGGCCGCCCTCCGGCTCCCAGAGACCCTTCCCCCGCCCCGCCGCCGTCCCCCGGGCTTCGGCCCGCTCCGGGATGCCCTCCGCCTTCTCCTCCGCACCCCGGAGAGCCTGGTGGCCACCCTCCTCCTGACCTTCAGCTATGCCATGCTCCACATGTACCTCCTCAACGCGCCGCAGCTGTACAAGACGCACCTGGGGCTTTCCAACACGCAATTCGCCCTGGCCTTTGGAGGGACCGCGGCGTTCCAGAGCCTGGCCATGCTGTGCACGGGGCTTGCGGTCCACCGACTCGGTCTCCGCTCCTTCCTGTGGTGGTCGCTCCTGTGCCTCTTCACCTCCGCGGCCCTCTTCCCCCTCCACGTGCTCCTCCTCCGGAAAGCCATCCTCATCTGGCTGCACGCGAGCCTGGTGTTCTTCGGCATCGGGCTCGTGTTTCCCAACGCCATGAGCCTGGCGATGGAGCCCCTGGGGAGCATCGCGGGCTTTGCCAGCAGCGTGGTGGGGTTCAGCAGCGGGCTGCTCGCGAGCTCCCTGGGGACGGTCCTGAGCCAGTGGACGGGCGGAGACCCCCTGCGCCTCGGGGTGGGATGGCTCGTGCTTGGGTCGGGGGCTCTCCTCTGCGGACTCTGGGGTCCCCTCCGCACCTCGGCCCGGAAGGACGTCCAGGAACGCGCTCCGGGAGAGGAGGTGGTATCTTCTAGGTGA
- a CDS encoding 5-(carboxyamino)imidazole ribonucleotide synthase, with translation MRIGILGGGQLGRMLALAGYPLGFSFRFLDPSPEACAGQVGALQVGEYGDEGVLRRFAEGLEVVTYEFENVPVKAARFLAETLPLHPPPEALEVAQDRLAEKRFFASLGIPTPAFHPVDDPTDLKAGVERLGLPALLKTRRGGYDGKGQVLLRRREDLEPAWAALGGANLILEEFVPFHRELSVLAVRSPSGEMACYPLVENHHREGMLRLSLAPAPQLTRELQGKAEAYAKRILEALEYAGVLALELFQVGTELLANEMAPRVHNSGHWTIEGAETSQFENHLRAITGLPLGSTAPRGWSAMVNLIGRKPEFRELLALPGTHLHWYGKRVRPGRKVGHITLRADSEQAVLELLPRLLALAGERLPEPYRMASSR, from the coding sequence GTGAGGATCGGGATCCTCGGAGGCGGCCAGCTCGGCCGGATGCTGGCCCTGGCCGGCTACCCTCTTGGCTTTTCCTTCCGGTTCCTGGACCCCTCCCCGGAGGCCTGTGCGGGGCAGGTGGGGGCGTTGCAGGTGGGGGAGTACGGGGATGAAGGAGTCCTGCGCCGGTTCGCGGAAGGGCTGGAGGTCGTCACCTACGAGTTCGAGAACGTGCCGGTCAAGGCCGCCCGGTTTCTGGCCGAAACCCTTCCCCTCCACCCCCCGCCCGAGGCCCTGGAGGTGGCCCAGGACCGGCTCGCGGAGAAGCGGTTCTTCGCGTCCCTGGGGATTCCCACCCCCGCCTTCCATCCGGTGGACGACCCCACAGACCTCAAGGCAGGGGTGGAACGCCTCGGCCTGCCGGCCCTCCTCAAGACCCGACGCGGCGGGTACGACGGTAAGGGCCAGGTCCTTCTCCGGAGGCGGGAAGACCTGGAGCCCGCGTGGGCGGCCCTGGGCGGAGCGAACCTGATCTTGGAGGAGTTCGTGCCCTTCCATCGGGAGCTCTCCGTGCTGGCGGTCCGCTCCCCCAGCGGGGAGATGGCCTGCTATCCGCTCGTGGAGAACCATCACCGGGAGGGGATGCTGCGCCTCTCCCTGGCCCCCGCGCCTCAGCTCACCCGAGAACTCCAGGGAAAGGCCGAGGCGTACGCAAAACGGATCCTGGAGGCCCTGGAATACGCGGGGGTACTCGCCCTGGAGCTGTTCCAGGTGGGAACGGAGCTCCTCGCCAACGAGATGGCCCCGCGGGTCCACAACAGCGGGCACTGGACCATCGAGGGCGCGGAGACGAGCCAATTCGAGAACCACCTGCGGGCCATCACCGGACTCCCGCTCGGCTCCACCGCCCCGCGAGGGTGGAGCGCCATGGTGAACCTCATCGGGCGGAAGCCTGAGTTCCGGGAGCTGCTCGCCCTTCCCGGAACGCACCTCCACTGGTACGGGAAGCGGGTGCGGCCGGGCCGGAAGGTGGGGCACATCACCCTGCGGGCGGATTCGGAGCAAGCCGTCCTGGAGCTCCTCCCGCGGCTGCTCGCTCTCGCGGGAGAGCGGCTTCCGGAGCCCTACCGGATGGCCTCCTCCCGGTAA